DNA from Pirellulales bacterium:
GCAACGCTTAAGAACCCACCGGCTCAACGAACGGATTCGAAGGAGCCGTTCCTTTCCGCCTCGCTGGCCACGATGTCGCCATCCTTGTCGGCGAACAGCAGGCTGGGGTTTCCTTTGAGCATGCCGACGAAGATTCGGTTCTTGCCGTTGCTATCCTTGATCGTGAGATTGGAGTTGTCCTTTTTGCCGATGAGGCCCCCGACTTTGTTGCCCGCGTCGTCGAACAGCAGAAGCTGCCGCACTTCGAGCGACTGAAATTTGCCTGTGCTGGCCGAGATCGACGCCGGCGGCTTCGGATCCGCTCCGACGAGCCAAGGCAACAGGGCCAACGCGAGGCCCGCGAAGAGAATCGCATTCAACCGTTCGAGCCTCTTGCATTCGAGTTTCCATGTTTTTTCTTCCTGTTTTGGCTTGGTAATCGTAAGTGCGACTGAGCGGATGAGAGCATACGCCGAATCGACCCCTTCTGTGGCCGATTCCAGCGCCGGACGGCATTAAGTTTGCTGATACTAGGGATACCGGTTCTGATTGCTTTTCAAGCGGAGAGTGCCCAAATATGCCAAAGAAGGTCGCGAAACAATCCGTCAACGGCGAATGCAAACTGGCGCCCTACGTCGATGCGAAGTGCAAATTCATCAATGTGGTCATCGAAACGCCGCGCGGCAATCGGAACAAATTCAAATACGACGATGAACTTCATTGCTTTCGCCTCGGGAGTGTGTTGCCGGCTGGAGCCACGTTTCCCTACGATTTCGGCTTCGTGCCCGGCACCAAAGCTGCCGATGGCGATCCAATCGACGTTCTGCTGCTGATGGACGAATCGGCATTCCCAGGCTGTTTGGTTTGCGCGCGATTGATCGGCGTGATCGAAGCCGAGCAAATCGAAGGGAAAAAGAAGATTCGCAACGATCGACTAATCGCCGTCGCCACGGACGCCCACGATTATCGTGATGTTCGCTCGCTCGACGACATCAACTCCAACTTGCTCGAAGAGCTCGAACACTTCTTTGCTTCCTACAATGAGATGCGCGGCAAAGTGTACAAGTTGCTCGGCGGGCGCGGGCCGAAGCAGGCCCGAAAGCTGCTCGAGCGCGCGATCAAGAACCACGGCCGATAAGGTCGTTGCGGATTCGATGCGGAGCTTCGTGCTATGGTGTTCGCGGATTTCGGCAGCCCGATCGTGCATGTGCTCACACTGGTTTTCGGCGAAGACAAGCCGCACCATTCGCTGGAGATCTATCAAGTTGCAGCGCGAGCGATGCTCGCCTACATCATCGGCCTGGCGGCGGTGCGCATCGGCAAAGGGCGCGGCATCGGACGGATCACGCTGCTCGATATCCTGCTGGGATTCATGCTCGGGCCATTGCTCAGCCCCGCCATCACGGGCACCACGGCCCTTTCCGCCAGCGCCGTCGGGGCCATCGTGCTCGTGGCCATGTATTGGCTGATCACCTTTCTCTCCTACCGCTCGTCGGGCTTCGGACTATTCGTGAAAGGCAAGGCCCGGCTGATCGTCGAAGATGGAAACCTGGACCGCAAGAACATGCGGCTCGCGCATTTTTCCGAGAACGATCTGCTGGAAGAGCTGCGCCTGCACGGCATCGAAGACATCCAGCGCGTAAAGCGCGCGTATGTCGAACGCAGCGGCGCGATCAGCGTGATCAAACAGGACAGCGGCCTGCCGCGTTAGCACGATGGCAATCGCTGCTATCCTGTCCGCGCAAAGGTTTCGGGCTAGCGTGTCAAAGTGTTGTCTACGGGTGATCGCTTGTGTGCCGCTGCCTCTGCCAGTGCCCAAAATCGTCGATCATTCCTGCACTGGCAGAGCCACGCTGGCGGGTGTGGCACTAGCTGGCGCGTGTGGCACTGGCCAGCGTCTGTGGCACTGGCCGGCACGTGTTGCACTGGCCGGCACGTGTTGCACTGGCCAGCGCAGTCGGCCAGTGGCGCCCGGCGAGTTGACGTTCCGACTCAGAGGGGGAATTCTGGGGACACCAGGGAATTCTGCAGGGAATTCTGGGGACACCATACTTAATTCCGGATGGTTTGACCGGCTTGTTTGTCTTTGCGGCCGGGTTTTTGGCGGCGTAGAAAGCGACCGAGACGCTGCTCCAATCGAACCAAGAATTCGTCGTCGCCCAAAGGGCGACCGGTTCGCTCACGCTGGCGCAAACGTTTCCATTCCTCGTCGCCCACCGCGCTGCAAAGCAACCGACGCCAGTCGCCGGCCATCGTTAGCAGCGGCGAGGCCTTCACCACTGTGCTGACCCCGCTTCGCTGCTTGACCCCGTTTCGCTGCATGTTGGAGTTCACACTTTAGCGTGCGGGCGGGCAGCACGTACGATCAAAGTTGGAGTCACGCATATACAACGGGCTGTTGCATTCCCGCAGTTTTTCAGTCGGATCTACGAAGGAATGCCGAGCACGGGCGACGGGGCGCCGAGGCGGGCAGGCACTGGCAGCAGGATCGTGAAGCGGGTACCGCGGCCGGGTTCGCTCTCCACGTCGATGCGGCCGTGATGCGCTTCGACGATGTTGCGCACTCGCGGCAGGCCGAGGCCGGAGCCGCCGGGCTTCGTCGAGAAAAACGTTTCGAAGATGTGCGGCATCGAGTCGGCGTCGATGCCGCAACCGGTGTCGATCAGTTCCAGTGCGATGCCGCCGGGAAACGACCGCGTGCGCACGGTCAGTTGCCCGCCCTCTTTCATGGCCTGCTGTGCGTTGAGCACGAGATTCAACAGTGCCGCTTGAAATGGCTCGCGATCCAGCAGCACCATCGGCAGATCGGGATCCAGATACCGCACGACTTCGATCCCTTGCTCCTCAGCCTTGGGGCGGAAAAAATCGAGCACCCGCACCACTTCCGCATTCAGATCGGCCGGCTCGAGCTGATAGTTTTGCGGGCGGACGAAGTTCAAGAAATCGTTGAGCAGATCCTCAAGCCGCTGGCATTCCTTTTCCACCCGTTCGATCTTCGCCAGAGCGCGGCGCTCGCGGAGCGTTTGCGGATTGGCCAAGTCCTCGGCCAGGAGCTCCATGTTGAGGCGGATCGTCGAGAGCGGGTTGCGAATTTCATGGGCCAACCCGCCGGCGAGCGCGGTCAGCTCCGCATACATGTCGGCGGCTTTGCGCTCGGCATCGTCCGGCATAGGGTGAGGGGATAGGGTGAGGGGATAGGGGGACAGCAGGGCAACAAAAAACCCAGGGATGGGTGTCCCTGGGTTTGGATGGATGATCGGCGACCGCACGAAATCCTCAAGCCTGTAGCCTCAAGCCTGTAGCCTTTCCTCAATTGCGATCGTTGCCGCCGCCGAAGCCGCCGGCAGCTGGAGCGGGAGTTCCACCGCCGGCTCCTGCGCCTGCGCCGGCCGCAGCCATTTCCCGCAGCGCCGCCTTGCGGCTGAGCTTCACGCGGTCTTGATCGTCGACCGCGATCACTTTCACCTGCATCGTGTCGCCGACTTTGCACACATCGCCGACGCTACGGACATATTCGTCCGACAGTTCGCTGATATGGCACAAGCCGTCTTTGCCGGGAATGATTTCGATGAACGCCCCGAAATCCTTGACGCTTGTCACTCGGCCTTCGTACACCCGGCCGACCTGCACCGAAGCGGTGATCGCTTCCACTTTGTTCATCGCCTGCTGCGCCCCTTCGGCATCGTTGCTGGCGATCGTCACAGTGCCGTCGTCTTCGACTTCGATCACGGCGCCGGTCGATTCCTGGATCGCGCGGATCATCTTGCCGCCCGGGCCGATGAGCGCGCCGATCTTTTCCGGATCGATCTTCGTGCGGAGCAATCGCGGCGCCCAGGGCGAGATTTCGGCCCGCGGGCGGGGAATCGCGGTGAGCATCTTACGGAGGATTTCGATCCGAGCTTCGCGGGATTGAGCGAGCGTGGCGCGGATGATCTCTTCGCTGATGCCATCAATTTTCAGGTCCAACTGAATGCCGGTGATGCCGTTCTGGGTGCCGGCGACTTTGAAATCCATGTCGCCGAAATGATCTTCGTCGCCGATGATGTCGGTCAGCAGCACCCAGCGGGAATTCGACTCTTTCACCAGCCCGACCGAAATCCCGGCCACGGGGTTGGTGATCTTCACGCCCGCGGCCATCAGGCCTAGCGTCGCTCCGCACACCGAAGCCATCGAGCTGGAACCGTTCGACTCGAGGATGTCGGAAATCACGCGGATCGTGTAAGGAAATTCCTCGGCGTCCGGCAACACGGGCTTGATGCTCCGTTCGGCCAGGGCGCCGTGGCCGATTTCACGGCGTCCGGGGCCGCGGATTGGCTTGGTTTCACCCACCGAAAACGGCGGGAAATAGTAGTCGAGCATGAACTTTTTCGAGTATTCTTCGATCAGGCCATCGACACGCTGCTCGTCGCGCGACGTGCCGAGCGTGACGGTGATGAGGGCCTGCGTCTCGCCGCGTTGAAAAATGGCCGAGCCATGCACGCGCGGCAAAACATCGACGTGGCACTCGATCGCCCGCAGGGTCTTGTAGTTCCGGCCGTCAGGACGAGTTCCACCGAGAATCGACTCGCGCACCATGTGCTCTTCGAAATGGTGCCACGCGCTATCGAGCGCCGCGGCGGAAATCGCGCCCGAGGCGGCCGGGTCGGGAATCATCTCGGCAAACACCTGCTTCTTGAGCGACTTGACGGTCGCGGCCCGTGCCTGCTTTCCTTCGGTGCCCTTCGCCGTGCGGAATTGCTCCTGATAGCGGCCCATCAACTGGTCGTACAAGCCGTCCGGCGGCGCCGGGGTGTAGGGCGTTTTTTGCACGTTCACCTTTGCAAACAGCTCCAACTGCAAGTCGCAGATTTCGCGAATGATGCGGTGCGCTTCGATGATCGCCTCGGCCATCCGGTCTTCGCGCATTTCGCGGGCAAAACCTTCGATCATCAGGATCGAATCCTTGCTACCGGAGACGATCAGATCGAGATCGCTCTCTTCTAGATCGTCTTGCGTGGGGAAGGGAACGAACTGGCCATTGATGTGGCCAAGCCGAACGGAGCCGATGGGTCCTTGGAACGGAAGGGGCGACAAGCCTAGGCCGGCCGCGGCGCCGTTCATCGCCAGCACATCGCCGTCGTTTTGCCGATCGCTCGAGAGCACAAAGCTCTGGATTTGCACCTCGTCAACGAATCCGGCGGGAAAGAGGGGCCGAATGGGCCGGTCCATGAGCCGGGAGGTGAGGGTTTCTTTCATCGTCGGCCGGCTTTCCCGCTTCAGGAATCCGCCGGGGAATTTGCCTGCCGCGGCGGTTCGCTCGCGGTAGTCGCAGGTCAAAGGGAAGAAATCGGCCCCGACGGATCGCGGCGGGCCAGTGGTCACGGCGGTAATCACGATCGTGTCGCCGTATTGCACCAAACAACTTCCGGCGGCTTGCTTCGCCAACAGGCCGGTTTCAATCGAAAAGAGACTGGCGCCAATTAGTTTTTCAACACGTACTTTCAAGTTTTCATTCCTACATTACAAAGGCCATTATGGATGTTTCGCTCTCGAGAATTTCACGGCTTAATTTTCTGCTTGTATCGTATCGCTCGCGTGCCCCCTCGGCGAGCGTTCCGCTACGGCTCGCAGGCAGAATTCGCGCTCGAAATCGCGCGTGGCTGAGGTCGCCGTGCCGCAGCCTCAAAGTCTTTCCAGACGCCGGCGCCTCCGAGTTGCCGGGCGACGGAACCTACTTACGGATGTCGAGCCGGCGGATAATGTCCAAATACCGCTGCGGATCGACGCGCTTGAGGTAGTCGAGCAAGCGGCGGCGACGGCTCACCATCATCAGCAGGCCCCGCCGGCTCGCATAGTCCTTCTTGTGCGTTTGCAGATGCTCGGTCAGCTCGGCCACCCGAGCCGTCAAAATGGCGATCTGAATTTCAGGAGAGCCGGTGTCCCCTTCTTTGCGCCGAAAATCGCCGATCAGCGCCTGCTTCCGCTCTTGCGTCATTACCATGTCTGAATCGTCCCTACCTTACGTGCCGCCAACGGTTTACATCAAAGAACCAGTGTAGCAATCCGGAAAGCGATTGCAATCGCAAATCGGCGCGGCGAAATGACGACTGACTAATGCCTCATGGCGAACGGCTAATGACTAAAGAATGACGAATGGCGAACCTCGAAGGACGAAACCAAAGCCGCCTCCAGACGCCGAAAAACTGTCGGGGAGGCTCTTTCGTCATTCGTGCTTCGTCGTTCCTTCGACATTCGTCGTTCGTCGTTCGGCATTCGTCATTTCACGAAGGTGCGGCCGTTGAACCAGAGCCATTCGCCATTGTGCCAAAACCAAGCGCCGGTGGTCGGCTGCGAAGGCGGAGAGGCGATCTCGGCTTGATTGGCGCCGTCGAGGCCGCGATAGCCACTTGCGTGCCGGCCCGACGGTGCAGTGTTGTTCGCCAGGGCGGTGTTGGTAGCCGGGAAGAATACCCAACTGGAATTCACGTTATCCCAGTAGACCCAATTGCCGCCAACCATCGGATACCACCAATGGCCTTGGAAGTAGCGGATTTGGCGGCGAACGGCGGTGTTGCCTGCCTGTGCCGCGACGTTCGGCGCCGTGGAGGCTGCTGAGGCGGCGCCCGACGCCCCGCTGGTGGTCGCATTGTTTGCACCGGCTTGGGCGGCGGCATTGCCCGGAGCTGCGTTTGGTCCGGGGACGACTCCGGCCCCTTCTGGGGTGGTCATGGGATAGGGATTGTTTTGGTCGTTCACACTGCCCAGGCCAGGCGTGGAACCCGTATTGACCGATGGGCCGGTGTTGGTCGGGCCACTGATTGTCTGTGAGCCCGTGGCGGTGGGACTGCTCGTTCCCGTGGCCGGAGCGGTAGTCGAATTATAATTGGGCGGCGTGCTCCCGGTGCGTCCGAACCCGTTTTGGGTGCCGGTGGATGGAACCCCCGTGCCGTGGCCAACGGCAGCCGTTCCCGCACCAAAAAGATCGGTCGCCGCAATCGCGACCGCCAACCCGAAACAAAATGCAAGTGATTTGTAACGCATAACGGGCTCCTTCAATTTGATTCATCGCCCGATGAAAACAGCGACATTCCGCAACGAGTCTAGCTGAAGCAAATATCGCGCCGCTGTGGGCATTTTGCAAGCCCTTCGGCGATTCAGGGCAAGAAAAGCAAGCCCGCCGGCAGCAATCCACCAGCTTTTGATCCAGAAGTCGCGCTCAGGCGGCCAGTGCGGACTATCGCCGCGAGAGATGATCGCCTAGGCCGACGCGGTCAGCCGCGCTGGTTAAACGCTCGAAGAGACGATAGCGGAGCAAATCGGCGGCCACCGGCCTGTAGCCCGGCGGCGACTCGGCGCCGAGGGCCGCAAGACAGTATTGTGGCGACGACGCGTTTCGACCGCCTGTGCTCAAGCCATGTTGGGGAGCGATCGCGTCGCACCGGGCCAGGTACACTTGAATCGGATAATCTTCGCCCAGGTCGGCGGTAATTCCGATCGTGCTCTGCCGCGGCACCAACCGGCCGACGACAAGCGTGTCGTGATAAACATCCTTATCGCGATGCGGCCGGCCGGCCAGGAAGCATGTGCAGATCAGCACACATGCCGAGCCCGCAACCGCGAAACCGCGCGGCAATCGATGCCCCCGAGCAAG
Protein-coding regions in this window:
- a CDS encoding inorganic diphosphatase, encoding MPKKVAKQSVNGECKLAPYVDAKCKFINVVIETPRGNRNKFKYDDELHCFRLGSVLPAGATFPYDFGFVPGTKAADGDPIDVLLLMDESAFPGCLVCARLIGVIEAEQIEGKKKIRNDRLIAVATDAHDYRDVRSLDDINSNLLEELEHFFASYNEMRGKVYKLLGGRGPKQARKLLERAIKNHGR
- a CDS encoding YetF domain-containing protein, which encodes MVFADFGSPIVHVLTLVFGEDKPHHSLEIYQVAARAMLAYIIGLAAVRIGKGRGIGRITLLDILLGFMLGPLLSPAITGTTALSASAVGAIVLVAMYWLITFLSYRSSGFGLFVKGKARLIVEDGNLDRKNMRLAHFSENDLLEELRLHGIEDIQRVKRAYVERSGAISVIKQDSGLPR
- a CDS encoding ATP-binding protein; this translates as MPDDAERKAADMYAELTALAGGLAHEIRNPLSTIRLNMELLAEDLANPQTLRERRALAKIERVEKECQRLEDLLNDFLNFVRPQNYQLEPADLNAEVVRVLDFFRPKAEEQGIEVVRYLDPDLPMVLLDREPFQAALLNLVLNAQQAMKEGGQLTVRTRSFPGGIALELIDTGCGIDADSMPHIFETFFSTKPGGSGLGLPRVRNIVEAHHGRIDVESEPGRGTRFTILLPVPARLGAPSPVLGIPS
- a CDS encoding polyribonucleotide nucleotidyltransferase; this translates as MKVRVEKLIGASLFSIETGLLAKQAAGSCLVQYGDTIVITAVTTGPPRSVGADFFPLTCDYRERTAAAGKFPGGFLKRESRPTMKETLTSRLMDRPIRPLFPAGFVDEVQIQSFVLSSDRQNDGDVLAMNGAAAGLGLSPLPFQGPIGSVRLGHINGQFVPFPTQDDLEESDLDLIVSGSKDSILMIEGFAREMREDRMAEAIIEAHRIIREICDLQLELFAKVNVQKTPYTPAPPDGLYDQLMGRYQEQFRTAKGTEGKQARAATVKSLKKQVFAEMIPDPAASGAISAAALDSAWHHFEEHMVRESILGGTRPDGRNYKTLRAIECHVDVLPRVHGSAIFQRGETQALITVTLGTSRDEQRVDGLIEEYSKKFMLDYYFPPFSVGETKPIRGPGRREIGHGALAERSIKPVLPDAEEFPYTIRVISDILESNGSSSMASVCGATLGLMAAGVKITNPVAGISVGLVKESNSRWVLLTDIIGDEDHFGDMDFKVAGTQNGITGIQLDLKIDGISEEIIRATLAQSREARIEILRKMLTAIPRPRAEISPWAPRLLRTKIDPEKIGALIGPGGKMIRAIQESTGAVIEVEDDGTVTIASNDAEGAQQAMNKVEAITASVQVGRVYEGRVTSVKDFGAFIEIIPGKDGLCHISELSDEYVRSVGDVCKVGDTMQVKVIAVDDQDRVKLSRKAALREMAAAGAGAGAGGGTPAPAAGGFGGGNDRN
- the rpsO gene encoding 30S ribosomal protein S15 — encoded protein: MVMTQERKQALIGDFRRKEGDTGSPEIQIAILTARVAELTEHLQTHKKDYASRRGLLMMVSRRRRLLDYLKRVDPQRYLDIIRRLDIRK